The genomic window CTCCAAATCCTGGTCCCTCATGTGTGTCGTGGCGCTCCCTGGGAAGAGAGCTCTgtcattccctgctcctgctgtgctcccagcagtgtgagccccggccctgctgccctcccatTCTGCAGGGCTGACCCAGGGGCCGCCAGCAGCCAAAGGGAGTGGGGCTGAGCAAGGCGGTCACCAAGCCCAGCTTGTGGCAAGGGGCAGAGGGAGGCTGAGGCTCGGCATGGGGTGGTTGGGGTTGCCACAGGGTTGCCCCTTGCTGCCAGTGCAGTGGCAAGGAAGTGGCCAGGCTGGCCCAAAAGGGGCCAGGGGCTGTGACTCACTGATGAACCTGACGGCCGCCAGGCGCACGGAGGACTGAGAGTCCCTCAGGTAGGGCAGGCTCTGATGCATGTACTcttcagccctgctgctcctcctcagcagctgcagggagcaccagcAATGTCTCCAGGCTTGTCACAGAGTCCCCCAGCTGGCTGGAGCAgtccctcctgccagcaccccTCCCTGCTGAGCCCTCCCTCTTGCTGGGtacagggaagggagaggggccTCGACAGGAGCCTCTGGGGCTCTGTTCTCGAGGACAGGAACAAGGTCCTCCAGGTCCTGCCCGGCCCTGCGAGCAGCACTCCGTACAGGCTCTGTTCCCCTGACAGACatagggcagggacagccctcaCCCAGCCTGGGCCCTGTGGCTTGTCCTTACCAAGCATTCTCCAAGCTCCCACATCCgctctctctgcagcaggtgCTTGAGCTGCTTCCATTTGagaagctctgcagcagcaaaaaggGCTTCCCTGGAGGCCTGCAGGACAGCATTATCTCAGACGTGGCACCAGGGCCTGGGCAAAGAGACCTCTTGGCTCTACTCCTGCCGTGATTCTGCCCCTAGGAAGCTGTGACTTGTCCTAGCCCAAGTGTCTTGAGTTCTCTTGGGGACAGCCCTGCGTGACTGACTGAGGCTTGAAGCCCTGGCCTCTGATACTTGTAGGAAAGCTGAGAAACCTCTGGGCTTCTGGGAGCACATATGTTCGGGCCTCGGGTGCTGCCTCAGTGgccacaggctgctgcagagccctgctgcagcaggcagggcaggtgtTGAAAATGGCTGAGCCACCTTGTCCACCCCTGCTTGTACAGTTCTGCAGGGACCCTacccaggggctgcactggggaagccctgcctgctgccagcagcccttgCCCCAGGCCCTGGGATCCCTGGGAGGTGGCAGTCCCCCCATACCAGTGCTCAGCCTCAAAATCCAAACCTTAGCCACGCTGGGGATATGGTCATTCAGACGGAAGAGAAGAGGGACCAGAGCACTCTGAATGttcctcctcatcttcttctCATCCCTACTCAACACAGCCTTCAGCAGGTCTCTGAAGAGCAACAGGGAGAGCTCTCGCAGCTGGCTGCACTCCTggtaggaaggaggaaaagtgagctttggaacagcagctccctgcccgtGGCTGCGGTGAGGGCGATGCTCCAGGGTCACAttccagagcaggcaggagcagcgtTTGGCTGCAAAGCCCAGAATCCgttccaggagagctgagcctgctctgagcactgcttgcagggcagggctgcagggcagggcccggctgcagggctcagcctcCCACATCAGCCTCACCGAGTCAAAGAGCGGCAGCACCTTCCCCACCAGCATCATGGCGATGGAGCTGGCCTTTGCCTTTTTCAGCTGACCCAGGATATTTCGGAAGACCACAATGATCTTCAGCTTTTCATCTTCACTGCCAGCTTCCAGTATCTTCATCATGCTTGGCAGGAAGGCGTcaactttttttgcctttaggaagaagagaatttccattttctgaaaaggTTTTGTCTGGAcacctcccagggcagccaCCCCAGGCCCCACCACAGCAGGGAGGGTCTTTGAAGCAGTCACCCCCACATCCTGACTCCCAGCCCAGGCCAAGCCACTGCCCTGCACTcagccccaggccctggctGCTGACGTGGCTGCCCCAACATCACCCTGCTCACCATCTCAGCTCTCTCTGACAGCTCAGCGAGGACTTCCAGCAACACGAAGGCCATCAGCACATCGACATGCTCCTGATCGCTCCAGACGTTGGGCTCGTCACCCAACTCCTCCACGTCAATCTGCCCCGAGGACGACTGCAGGAACAAACAGAGCCATGAGGCGCTGGCAGAGGGCTCACGGCAAGGGATCAGGGCCTTTCCTGGCAACTCACGGCTCTGCGAGAGGCGCAGGTGCCTTCTCTGCGAGGGTTGCACCACTGGTTGCGGAGCAAGGTAGCCAATTCCGTTAGGACCTTGTCCAAGATCTCAGGCATGGAGGACAGAGTGTCGCACAGTTCCTGCACAGTGCTGGAAGCCAGGGGCTGCCTCAGCCACAGCGCCGTGGCCAGGACCAGCCCCACAGAACAGAGCCCATGCTGGGGGTCTCCAGGGGCCCTGCCGGGGAAGCCTGACAGGGTTGAGGGGGAGTTCTGGGAGCACCAAGCTGGCTCTGGACTGGCTTggctggctttggctgctgcaggcccagccagagagctggaaaggttTGTGGGATGGAGAGCCTGGCTCCCTGAGAAGTCCTGCAGCATTCCTTGGATCTGGCACACACAAAGTCTTGGGGTCCCACTCCCCACATGGAGCAAGCCCTTCAGATTGTCAGGGCCAGTACCTGTCTCCTTGAAAAGCCATCTCACACAGGCTGATGAGCACTGCTGAGCCATACTCGTTGGTCATCAGGAGAAACAGTGACTCCACTTTCTTACAGCCTGACTCCGTGGTGATGCATGGCAGGGTTTCAAGGATGCAGCTCACTATCTTGGGCACCTGGAGAGGAAACAGGTGAGCATGGCACTGCCACTGGAGTGCAGCCATGTCCTCAGCTGCCCTTCCCGTTCCTCTCTGCCACCTTCAGGTGGTTTCAGGTGCCCAAGTCACCTGGATTTGtgaggaagggatggagggaggaacAAGGCCTGACAGGGCTGAAGATGGCAGTCCAGCCCCCGGGCACTTACATCCATCAGCCAGGAGTCTGGGTCTCTCATGGCCACATCCAGCATGCTGCTGGGCACCTCCTTGTCAAGGATGCTGTCATCTCTCAACGCCCCAATGGCCTCGAGGATGACGTCTGTCCTCTCGCTAGAGCGGAGATATCTTCCAAAGGCCTacggcaggaaggaaggaaggaaggcatgCCACTGAGTGCCCTGGTGGTGCTGCTTGGCTGGGCAGAGgttcctggcagtgctggcagcacatCCCTCAGGAAAGCtgacagcagtgcctgcagtCCCTGGGTGGGAGAGGGTGAGGAGAAAGGGCCCTCCACATCGGGGAGGAGGGCTCATGGGCATGGCGTGCTGGCCCTACAGAGAACCAGGCTCTTGCTGGCGGCcaggagggctggagctgctgctggggctggagctgctgccaggacacCAGAGTGCAGCCCGTGTGTTGTCCCTGCTCAGGGATGGCAGGAACCTTCTTGCCAGGGCAGTGAGGCCCCACCGGCCCCACTGGCTCTGGGTCCCTTTGCTCACACAAATGCCCTGCTGATGCCACAGACAAGAGACCCGCAAAGCAGAGGGGGGCTCTTTACCTGGGTACAGTCCTTGGTGCTCAGGGAACACAAGGAGGAGGTGGTCACACCTTCCCAAACGAGCTGGTCTGACCTGTCAATTGGCCTTGACTTGTCtaaacagcagggaaagcacagaaaagtcACTAAGGTCATCAAACCCCCCTGAGATCTGCTTGCAGGACAGCGGGACAGAATCAGGCAAGATTTCTGGAGGGCATCAGCAATAGCTTCCTGCTACAGGCAAGAGGGAGCAGCCATGCTGCTGGATCTGCTCTTCTCTAACGGGCAAGGCTTGGCTTTGGCACCTGGCAGTCAATTGCAGCTTTGGCTGTGGGGGCCACAAGGCAGTGGGGTTCAAGGGCCtgaaaggaaggggaggaaggggagcagTAACAAACAGATCCGGGATTTGAGGCGAGCACtcagcttctgcagcagagtGACAGCTGGGATGCTacaggaagcagctgggaggggCAAAGCAGGTCAGGCAGCAGATCTGTCAAGAGAGCTCTGTGTGCACAGGTGTGAAGGCCACAGCTGCTCTTGCTTTTTTACTTACAGAGGAATTCAGCGAGGGAAAAAAGAGCATGGAAGGCTGTATAGCTTGTATGTTCACTGGAACATCGGAAAAGAATGAGACGTGCCAGCAGCTTTCCCACGATTGGGATTGAGATGTCTTCAGGGCAGACACGTCCAGAACTGTCTCTTCCAAAGTTGACAGAGGCCTGGATGAGGGAGGCATGAGAAGAAGGGCTAAGAGAAGGAAGTTAGTGCCGAAGACTTGTACCCAAGAgtgtgcccagggctggattCCCGGTGAATCTGAGCTTTGCAGGGCTCTATGGCCCCATCTCTTGGAGCaaccagctgggcagcagccctggcatggagagtggcagggaggggagatgGCCTGGCTGGAGGGCGCCTGGTCCTTACCTTCAGAATGGAATAGTTGGACATCAAATAAGTAAGGACACCGATCCTCCCCAGAGCCCTCTCCTGCACAACTTCTCTCTCAGACTTGGTGAAGTCCAGCAGCATCTGGGatgagagaagctgctggtgagcaccagaagcaaacacagctctgctcctgggccagaCTTGTATCATCCCTCGAGGCTTCCTCCGACCTCACACAAAGTCTGCAGAGGGCTGCCTATCCCTGGGGTCCCTCAGAGGCCTGGACAAAGCTCCCAGGACAACCTTTTGGCCAAGAAGGTGCCACCCTCTGCAGCCACTGTGCCTCCGAGGAGCCTGGTGCCAGCCCCTGCTTCCTCACAGGAGCTGAGCATCCTCCCCACACCACgccctgcctgctcagcactggACTGGGCAACTCCTCCCCTCCAGGGTGAGGAACGCCCTGGGACCCCCACTCGGCCTGTGCCAGACCTCAAAgatgtcctgcagctcctggctgacaCTGGAGACAGGAAAGCTGAGCACCAGTGTCCTCAGCATTGTGTCCATGGCCTTCAGGGTCTGCAAAGACGACAGAGAGCAGTGCCTGTGATTCTGCTCTTCTTTCCCCCACGCCCAGGACACTGATCTGAACTCTCAGTGCCTGAGGAGGAAACCTGAACTGCTCAGGAGAGACACAGCGATACACAAactgctggggacacagccacgcCCATGGGAAGGGGACAGAAGGGTGGGCAAGCAACAGCAAGACCTCACCCTGCCTCAGATCTCTGGTCATGGGGCAGCACAGGGTGACCAGGGAGCTGCCCAGAAGGACTGGACactgctggagctcagccagcactTACCTTGATGTAGAGGGAAGCGCCTGAGCGTGGCATTTCCCTTTCTGGGGGAAGCCAGAAGACACTTGAGAAACATGCAGAGAGGAGGCTCTTGGTTTTGCCCTCCAGCACATTCTCCACCAAGCTGCAAGGACACAGGAGAGCCAGTTGGACactggtgctgggagcagcccctcgAGGCCTCGTGCACGAGGCCTCGGAGCTCTGGGGCAGGGGGCCCACCTTAATTCATCGATGGTAATCATGGCGAGATACCGGACCCGTAAGGACACATGGTCCCTTGGCTCCTTTTCCAGGATGTCCTGCAGAACACAACCAGGATGGGacctggcagctgccagcacccagtGCCTCCAGTCCCTGCCCCACCCAAGTGCTGTCCACACAGGGTCCCAGTGCCAGGGGtgcttgtccccatccccagaaCACCAGGTGTCCCCTCACCTTGATGTTGTCCACCACTTCGCACGTTTGGCAGAATAAATCCAGGCCCTGGGTCAAGCCACGTTTCAAGGCGGTTTTGCACAGCACGTAGACACTCTTCAGAAATGTGAACTTGTGggtgtcctggcagccaggggACAGAGACACAAATGGGGAGTGTGGGAGGGtggacacagccagcagcaccagagcactgccctgtgggaaaagcagctctgcccaggcagcagccctcCACAGCCCAGCAAAGCCCCTGCCAGCAAACGCCAGCACAGCCACTGTCCAACTGGCCCCAATTACCTTGTCAAGGCTGCTGACAAAGGCCATGATGAAATCCACAgcttcctctgcttcttcatATACAGGCAACCAGCTGGAATCTGCCAGAGGGCAAgagcagggagggctgcagAGGCTCTGGCCACAGGAGAGAGCCAAGGAGACCTACCCTCCACCCAGCCCCATGCCCACCCCCCTGGCACGGCCTTTGTCCTGTGCAGCTCGTGGCTGGAGGCaaccagcagaggagctgctctgctggagctgggaaggccTCAGTGCCCTGGGCTGATGGGCAGGAAAGGTCCAGAGCCCCACTGCCCCTCACTGCCCACaccctggagcccctctgctggtttttcttggcagaggctgtgctggggctggcctccagccctgagctgccctGGCATTCAGGCGACATCGTGCCTGTCCCCCAGGACTGTTGTTGTCATCGTGCCAGGAAAACGTGATCCTGGCCCCGTGCAGGGTGTGCTGGtgggccccagccctgcccagccccacgggGCCCCTCGCTCACCAATCTGCAGTGGCTGCATCGTGGTCGTGTCGTAGAAGGACAAAGGCTGGAGGTATAAAGAGCTGCTCTCCTCGGAAGAGCTGTCCTCCTCCCAGGCCTTCCTGGGGAAGGCGGGGGGTCTCTTCTCCATCCTTTAGGATACACAATatgggggatgctggggtggGTGTTGGGGTGGTGGTGTGGCAATCTTTGGTAAAACACTTCAGCCCCACAGTGATGCCTTAGATTTTAACTTTGATagttttcaaatcctgcactgcccagtgGGTAACTCggagtttcttgtagcctgttaatttctgctcgcTCATGCCAGCCAGACATAACAaggcctctccaggcctgctcttcaaggacactcagactgtcctaggcccaaaatgtataaaccaaaagcctctgagaggggggcaagctgaggggaaattacatcatcaacctgaagctttaattggagaattaaccctgacatgcaaatgaaccaaacctataaaagtgtgaagaactcgtgacctgttgtccatcttggggtccatctgggcagtggcctctggctccccaggggtacctttgaaggcctttcaaataaacacctacctttattcccttactcctgtctagtctctgtttctaggtggcctctcaaggcacCAACAGGGCTACCAGGGGTGATGGGGCAAGACAGGCTGCACTCAGGGGCTCCTTGTCAGCTCCAAGCTCCTGCCTGTCACCATCCACCGTGGGCAACAGGCACGCTGACCACGCACGCTGCAGTGGGCTGTCACAGAgggccccactgtgacacagcacCTGCCTCTAGCAACGGGTTCCAGGGCTTGTTGACACGGAACCTGTCCCTAGCAACGGGTCCCAGTGACCCACCACCccggcagggaagggcaggctgTCGCCCAGGGCACAGGCCTGGCATAGCCTTGGCCACCTGGCTGCTTTCAGGGTGCCTCCAGacctccctgtgccctcccatCCCCTCAGGACATCCCTGGTGCCCTCCCATGCACCCCAGAGCCCCGTGTTCAGACACTCCCATGTGCCTTCAGGacatccctttccttccaggaTACTGCAGAGCCTGACCTCTCTGGGGGGGTGTAGGAGTGCAGATGGGAGCGTGGCAACCTGGGAGCGTGGCAACCACCATGATAATGCTGTGGTCCTCATCATGCTGggagctcttgtcctctggtccagcccagctgagcagcCTGAGCTGGTGCAGGTGCTGCGGGGACCGGGGGCAAACTGGGACCTCTAGAGCACATCAAAAGGTGCACTGGGGTGCTGAAGGGGAAACTGGCCCCACTTTAGCCCCTGGTCCCTGCAGCACTCCTCCATCAGCCTCCTTGCACCCTTAGGAGCCCTTCCTTGGCCCTGATTTTACACAAAAGCTCACCGTTTGCCCTTTCTGGGGCCTGCAGAGGCCGCTCAGGCACAGTCCGACCACGGGACTCCTCCATCTGCCCTGTAGGTGTCTTCAGATCGCTCtgggtcacagaatcacagaaacattaagtttggaaaagacccccaagatcatcaagtccaacctttgaccaatcaccaccttgtcaattaaaccagagcactgagtgccacatccagtcgtTTCTTGAGtgcctccaggaatggggactccCTTCCAAAGCCTGAAAACtgtttccattaagaaattcttcctaatgatTACAGACAAACGTCTCCTGAGGCCTTCAGTGCACCCCTGCCCCCCTGCAGAAATGCCCCTGGATGGAGGGCTTGCAATGCTGGACTCTACAAAAACACTTTATTCCCCCCAGCAATCTCCCAGAGCTGTTGGTTATGTCCCAGAGCCTTCTCAGgatccctcctgtcccctcctgagGCACTCCCAGTGATGGAGGCACTCTGTCTGTCCTAGCTGGGACTCCTGAAGCTGCTCTCTAACCCCTCAGTGCAGAGGCTGGTGGAGCCCTCAAACTCTGAGTTGGCCATGAAGGcacctcagagctgcagcctgtgctggtgggcagggatggggagatggTCTGCCTGGAGGGACCTGCTCCTTACCTCCAGAGTTGAATAATTGGATGGCAAAAGGGTCAGGACACCaatcctgcccacagccctctCCCACACAACTCTCTCAGCTCTGGTGAAGTCCAGCAGCATCTGGGGTGAGAGAAGGTGCTGGTGAGCACTGGAGCAGACACTCTCCAGGGTGAGGAACGCCCTGGGACCCCCACTCGGCCTGTGCCAGACCTCAAAgatgtcctgcagctcctggctgacaCTGGAGACAGGAAAGCTGAGCACCAGTGTCCTCAGCATTGTGTCCATGGCCTTCAGGGTCTGCAAAGACGACAGAGAGCAGTGCCTGTGATTCTGCTCTTCTTTCCCCCACGCCCAGGACACTGATCTGAACTCTCAGTGCCTGAGGAGGAAACCTGAACTGCTCAGGAGAGACACAGCGATACACAAactgctggg from Corvus hawaiiensis isolate bCorHaw1 chromosome 19, bCorHaw1.pri.cur, whole genome shotgun sequence includes these protein-coding regions:
- the LOC125335995 gene encoding uncharacterized protein LOC125335995 codes for the protein MPRSGASLYIKSDLKTPTGQMEESRGRTVPERPLQAPERANDSSWLPVYEEAEEAVDFIMAFVSSLDKDTHKFTFLKSVYVLCKTALKRGLTQGLDLFCQTCEVVDNIKDILEKEPRDHVSLRVRYLAMITIDELSLVENVLEGKTKSLLSACFSSVFWLPPEREMPRSGASLYIKTLKAMDTMLRTLVLSFPVSSVSQELQDIFEMLLDFTKSEREVVQERALGRIGVLTYLMSNYSILKASVNFGRDSSGRVCPEDISIPIVGKLLARLILFRCSSEHTSYTAFHALFSLAEFLYKSRPIDRSDQLVWEGVTTSSLCSLSTKDCTQAFGRYLRSSERTDVILEAIGALRDDSILDKEVPSSMLDVAMRDPDSWLMDVPKIVSCILETLPCITTESGCKKVESLFLLMTNEYGSAVLISLCEMAFQGDSTVQELCDTLSSMPEILDKVLTELATLLRNQWCNPRREGTCASRRASSSGQIDVEELGDEPNVWSDQEHVDVLMAFVLLEVLAELSERAEMAKKVDAFLPSMMKILEAGSEDEKLKIIVVFRNILGQLKKAKASSIAMMLVGKVLPLFDSECSQLRELSLLLFRDLLKAVLSRDEKKMRRNIQSALVPLLFRLNDHIPSVAKASREALFAAAELLKWKQLKHLLQRERMWELGECLLLRRSSRAEEYMHQSLPYLRDSQSSVRLAAVRFIRSATTHMRDQDLETQTDVLSALQPLETDRDISISSMAAHAGSILRAPRVRRRSSVILQMLCCWCR